Genomic window (Salvelinus alpinus chromosome 26, SLU_Salpinus.1, whole genome shotgun sequence):
AATTTAAGTGACATCATTGTTTTCGTTAATACGATTATTTCATATAATTCCATATTAAGACAGTTTGATGTATTACTCTTATTTAAATTCCAAGGGAGTTCTCCTGAACACCAACCAATTACCACAGGAGTCAAGGCCACCAGGGTATCGTCACTGCCAACCTCAACACGAGGGTACTCCAGCAGCTCAGCAGCCCATGCATAGAGGTCTGCCACAGCGGCAGCATTCTCTGACAGAGGGGCAGCAGCAACCCAGGCAGGAACCGCAGAAAACGCCACCACACCACGAGAAATCCAGGGATCTGCAACAACAAGGTGTAcatcagcagcagcaacaacatcatcatcaacaccCACAGCAACAgctcccacagacacacaatcTCCAACGAGTGGAATATCACCATCAACAACAGTACCAACACCCAAATCAACTATATCAATGCCAGATCCAGCATGTCCAGACAGAAGATCAGGACCTGGACACAAAACAGCAACGTCAAAGTGGGTCAAACCAGTGTGAGAACTTACAGCAACAACACTTACATCAATTACAGAAGGAACAGCATCAACGACAACAAGAGCACCAGCAACAACAGAAACAAGTGTACCAAAACCTCCCACAGCAACAGCAAGAGAAGCAAAGGCAACAGTACCAGCTGCACCAGCAACACCCACACCAGCAGAACCCACATCAGCAACAGTATCAACAACAAGCATACCGAAGACAACCTCAGCAACACCGAGCACTTCGACAAGATGAGGTGctacagcagcaacagcagcaccaGCAGTTTCAACCAtaccaacagcagcagcagcggcaaaATGGCaaccagcagcagcaacaacagcagcaacatcaGTGGCATCTCCAGTGTGCATACCCGCCATCTCAGAGCCTCAACTTGTGTGGGCAGAACATGTCAAATCCACAAAAAGTACCAACGATGCAGATGACTCGTAAGCATCAGACCCAAGCCCAGGGAAGGAGCTGGTCACATCAAAAGGTGCAAGGTCAGAAGGACCAGATTCTGTCGACCAAAATCTCCTCACAGATGAACTCCTTCATGGACAACAGTCCGGACCTCTACAATGTgagaataacaataataataataataataataacctgTTTTCACTAGTTTGAGTTTGTTTGTTTTGGCTTTGTGCCAGTGTACATTTTGCTCTTTTATCAGCCTATTTGTTTTGTCTGTGATGTAGGCTATGTTTAGGGCCAGTTTAGGATATGTTTAGGGCCAGTAAGAGGCCATTTGATGTCTATCAGTAAGGTATGGTAATGTTAATGGTAATTGCGATTTTTTGATCAGATTTTGCAGTTTGAATTTGCAATATAGCTCAAAAAACTTTGGTGTACTGTTGGAATAGAATGTAGAAGCATAGTGGAAACCAGCATCGTTCTTGTTTGGGACAGTTGACTGCATTTGACCTAACAGAACCACAGGCAAACTTACAGatttaggatcttaatttgataacCCGGTTGCAGGAGAACGTACCTGTAAAACTTGTATTGTATTTGAGGTTTATAAAGGCatttgaagtttgtaatttccactttgaaatttcagacttgattttcccttaccataaatgtatcaacccctacaaacatgtccattaattataatccacataatatttcaaatgtccttttgctgcaggattattctcctactgtagcaaactggctcaaattaagatgctACATCTGTATAGTGAATCTAACTGGGGAACTGTGCTGCTAGAGTGACAGGGGGCGGGCTTGTTGTGTGAGGGAAGCAGCCGCAAGATAGAAAAAACAAGTAAACTATCAAAACGGATGTTACACGCGGCTGAGATGCGTTTCAAAATATTGCATGCGATATGGGTATTGCACATGTCAATATTGCAATTATAATTTCAATGTGCAGCCCTATTAATGCTTTACTCGCCCCCTTTCTGCTTTCTTAGGACTCTTCCATACTGGATCATTTCCAGAATGAGTCCTACATGGGCCTACACCTCACACCCAGCCAAACTCAGGCGCTTTCCCAGCAGGTAACCTAAGACCTAAAACTGTAAATAATCTAACAGTATTGAAAGGACAACTCTATTTTACCTGTCGATTCATTCAGTGTCCATAGTTTTAATCTAACGGTCTCTAATCTTTGTTGGTTGTCCACAACTCTGCCCAGCTGGGACAACTCAGTAAGGAGCCTCTCTGGGGAGATTCTGGGCCTCAATCTGTGGTTGGGAAAGATGGAGGGGTTTACTGTGGGAACCAGGTACCTCAGATGTCCGTCCACTGCCAGAACCAAAGCAGTGTGGACTGTCATAACATCCTTATGACAGGTAGGACCCACTCCTTCCCCCTCTTGTACTTTTTAATCGCTTGCtgcagttaaatagttaacatttGGGGGAAGTGTTACCTTATTTTCAATTTACACAGGGTGTTGTTTCATCCAGACAGTTACAAGTCCATTTCCTGAAATGTTGAACCTGGCAATTGAATCATAAAcatggtttaaaaaaaattggCACCGCGATTTTAACCTTTATAAAGCTTATCTTGTCTATTTTAAAACTttggccgggattcaatccgattGCGTGTTATAGGTATTGCGGCTTTTAAAggcaatttccgattgagccgacatatgcagcgtttaccgtgaatgggAACTCCGCGTATTACCTTTAAAATGCCTGTAACCCGCATTCGGGATTGAATCCCGGTCATAATCTTTTTCTCTTATCCGCTTTTCTTTGTTTCCCACTTAATAGACAAAACAGCTTTTGAGGATTTCTCTGGAGTACTGCCCATGCTGGGATTTGATGCGGACCCCTTTGCCCTGGATAACCCCCTTCAGATCGATCCCCTAGACCTGGAGGAGCTTAACAAGCTGGCAGATGGAGACATGGTCGAGGACTCTGTGAAAGGACACTGTTCTAACCTACTTAGGTGACCTGGGGAATTGGATGCATCCAGGAACACTATTTTCAACTAAGATGGCAGCAATGTCAGTTGTAGATAAACTACAGCTAACTATGCGTTTCAGGATCTCTCACTGCTGGACATAATTTGATTGGACATGGTATTTCTTACAGCATCCTCATGTGATTGGACAGGTCCATGTCATGGGATTTGAAAAGCATGTGACTGGACATTGACTGCCTCACATGACTGGTTAGCTGACTGCACTTTTTCTTAGTTGTAATGTAATGCTTGCCTGCAATGGAAAAATGCAGCCAAGAGCTGGCATCCTCTGCATCTTAGTGTCAATGTAGTTGAATAATGAAAACAGATGTGTAGtttgtgtaaaaaatatatattttgtaataCAATTATGTACATTCTAACAGCCTGCCTTTTCCCATCTCTTGTAGAgatggaaaaatatatatatataatctaaaACAATATTGTGTATATAAAATGTGGCCAAGAAACCAGTTATATTTAGAGGTCCttgttgcttttttttttttaaacatcttGACATTTCTGCAATGACATTGTGTACCAGACATTATTTTACAAAGAAAATAAATGAGCAGTAAATAACTTGCCTATccatttcttcttttttttaaaagaCACTTGTATGGATTGAGACAATACATTAACATTCAGTTAATTTAAAGGGAAAGTttcctcaaaataaaaattaacaTGACCTGTGTATTAGATTGCATAATAATATTTCAGGTACTGGTGTTTTTGCATTACATTTTACGTTTAGCTCTAAAATTAAGGTAACATATGGTTGCCTAATAGAAAAACACAGGTAAATACTCCACAAGGCAACGTACTCTATGTGATTACAACCTGATTATGATTATGAAGCATGTTATAAATTCATTCCAAAGGAGAAGTTTGACCATTTTTTGTGTGGCAACAATCAACACTGGGCGTCAATGTAACATTAATTACAAGATCATACAAAACATTTTCTAATCCATACCAATTTCTAACTTAATTTATCTGACACATTGAAGCTCAAATAAACATTAATCAAGAATTTAAAACATGCCTAAAACATATTTTAGAATGATCACATTTCAGTTTACTTTGAAGAGCACATGGACCCAAACTATGCTTCCCATTTCCCCAAAGAATAACTAACATCCAGTGGGTTGGGAAAGAAAGCAACAAACCTTGTTTCTATAAGGTTCTTCCCTGAGATTTATTTTCCTCACTGCTCCAGGTGTGGGTCTCCTTCAGGCGCAGATCCAGGATTAGCTTATGTTCACCAATTACTAAACCATTTCAATAAAAAACTGACCTCAGATCAGTGTTTGCTCCCTTCTGACTTCTAATGTCAGATATTTATATGTGCGTGAGTCGATCATTAGACAGTGTAGGACCCATGTCAAGTCAGTATATCCTATCTTGGCAGTGCCAAACATAGACCGCTTCAGTGTAACATGTCATGTACTGTTTGTTGAGCAACAATGATAAGATAATATACTGTTTTACACAGAACTGAAAGTGTGTACTCCATCTtgagttaaaaaataaataaataagaataatAAAGAATAATAATAAAGTATAACTAACTACAGTAAGAAACCTTTTCACAATTTGCTGTATAAAAATTCTCACATGGAATGTTAGGGTTGAGATGGGAGCCTTTGGCATTCACAAGCACAAATAAACGCACTCATTAATTGGCTCTCGTCCACAGGATGATTCAGCCCATTCCTAAATTATGCAAGTGGTTAGAAATTAGTTTCTGTCAAAGACTTATTGGTTGATTGTGCCTTGCAAGTGGTGTATTCCACATGTATCAGTGCACCTCATATTTTAAAAAAGAGTGACACCTGCCGGACACTTTTTCTATGCATTTAATCGTATCCGA
Coding sequences:
- the LOC139554750 gene encoding CREB-regulated transcription coactivator 2-like isoform X1 gives rise to the protein MFMAGTGNGGCVVGQGPGSSSGSCNPRKFSEKIALLTQRQAEDTAAFQEVMMDITSTRIQVQRARQARSLGTYYGGSLPNVNQIGRSTSDAQGQLPCSPDSGCPIRLHPMAERAQGEGRLSFPVRQNRRHTDNSPYRSVHLSPPPEPSWRRNWSSSSPVDESHQMHLPITALNRTNSDSALHTSVRNTHTGDHLSPNQQALTSRNRHGVFPYPVPPIEENVLEEGKPLRNTKKCPALPTGIKSHKFPGVNILFSPDQQFSALNVPSALNVSGSLPDLSSLHLPSPQPVGVDPDKPTACSTGHLPGTPSHLGARDDEFPLPGLSLSLQGSYSNPLLQSSHSIPNIQSSLSSHSLSSSLSSTSLNFSLSNTSLQSSPSNQSLQSFLSSSSLSGLSLQSTTSHCSYSSGIGGSRSCSSSSLSCSPRPTSQTQVPPARRRTPLSPLVVPTGGESRWLQSKQFSPVGSPKLSSITQGVLLNTNQLPQESRPPGYRHCQPQHEGTPAAQQPMHRGLPQRQHSLTEGQQQPRQEPQKTPPHHEKSRDLQQQGVHQQQQQHHHQHPQQQLPQTHNLQRVEYHHQQQYQHPNQLYQCQIQHVQTEDQDLDTKQQRQSGSNQCENLQQQHLHQLQKEQHQRQQEHQQQQKQVYQNLPQQQQEKQRQQYQLHQQHPHQQNPHQQQYQQQAYRRQPQQHRALRQDEVLQQQQQHQQFQPYQQQQQRQNGNQQQQQQQQHQWHLQCAYPPSQSLNLCGQNMSNPQKVPTMQMTRKHQTQAQGRSWSHQKVQGQKDQILSTKISSQMNSFMDNSPDLYNDSSILDHFQNESYMGLHLTPSQTQALSQQLGQLSKEPLWGDSGPQSVVGKDGGVYCGNQVPQMSVHCQNQSSVDCHNILMTDKTAFEDFSGVLPMLGFDADPFALDNPLQIDPLDLEELNKLADGDMVEDSVKGHCSNLLR
- the LOC139554750 gene encoding uncharacterized protein isoform X4, coding for MYTAQCRQCPVNFSYHCLPTVGLCLGFSKGTVCSLNTPSQTDNSPYRSVHLSPPPEPSWRRNWSSSSPVDESHQMHLPITALNRTNSDSALHTSVRNTHTGDHLSPNQQALTSRNRHGVFPYPVPPIEENVLEEGKPLRNTKKCPALPTGIKSHKFPGVNILFSPDQQFSALNVPSALNVSGSLPDLSSLHLPSPQPVGVDPDKPTACSTGHLPGTPSHLGARDDEFPLPGLSLSLQGSYSNPLLQSSHSIPNIQSSLSSHSLSSSLSSTSLNFSLSNTSLQSSPSNQSLQSFLSSSSLSGLSLQSTTSHCSYSSGIGGSRSCSSSSLSCSPRPTSQTQVPPARRRTPLSPLVVPTGGESRWLQSKQFSPVGSPKLSSITQGVLLNTNQLPQESRPPGYRHCQPQHEGTPAAQQPMHRGLPQRQHSLTEGQQQPRQEPQKTPPHHEKSRDLQQQGVHQQQQQHHHQHPQQQLPQTHNLQRVEYHHQQQYQHPNQLYQCQIQHVQTEDQDLDTKQQRQSGSNQCENLQQQHLHQLQKEQHQRQQEHQQQQKQVYQNLPQQQQEKQRQQYQLHQQHPHQQNPHQQQYQQQAYRRQPQQHRALRQDEVLQQQQQHQQFQPYQQQQQRQNGNQQQQQQQQHQWHLQCAYPPSQSLNLCGQNMSNPQKVPTMQMTRKHQTQAQGRSWSHQKVQGQKDQILSTKISSQMNSFMDNSPDLYNDSSILDHFQNESYMGLHLTPSQTQALSQQLGQLSKEPLWGDSGPQSVVGKDGGVYCGNQVPQMSVHCQNQSSVDCHNILMTDKTAFEDFSGVLPMLGFDADPFALDNPLQIDPLDLEELNKLADGDMVEDSVKGHCSNLLR
- the LOC139554750 gene encoding histone-lysine N-methyltransferase 2D-like isoform X6 — protein: MKRNWSSSSPVDESHQMHLPITALNRTNSDSALHTSVRNTHTGDHLSPNQQALTSRNRHGVFPYPVPPIEENVLEEGKPLRNTKKCPALPTGIKSHKFPGVNILFSPDQQFSALNVPSALNVSGSLPDLSSLHLPSPQPVGVDPDKPTACSTGHLPGTPSHLGARDDEFPLPGLSLSLQGSYSNPLLQSSHSIPNIQSSLSSHSLSSSLSSTSLNFSLSNTSLQSSPSNQSLQSFLSSSSLSGLSLQSTTSHCSYSSGIGGSRSCSSSSLSCSPRPTSQTQVPPARRRTPLSPLVVPTGGESRWLQSKQFSPVGSPKLSSITQGVLLNTNQLPQESRPPGYRHCQPQHEGTPAAQQPMHRGLPQRQHSLTEGQQQPRQEPQKTPPHHEKSRDLQQQGVHQQQQQHHHQHPQQQLPQTHNLQRVEYHHQQQYQHPNQLYQCQIQHVQTEDQDLDTKQQRQSGSNQCENLQQQHLHQLQKEQHQRQQEHQQQQKQVYQNLPQQQQEKQRQQYQLHQQHPHQQNPHQQQYQQQAYRRQPQQHRALRQDEVLQQQQQHQQFQPYQQQQQRQNGNQQQQQQQQHQWHLQCAYPPSQSLNLCGQNMSNPQKVPTMQMTRKHQTQAQGRSWSHQKVQGQKDQILSTKISSQMNSFMDNSPDLYNDSSILDHFQNESYMGLHLTPSQTQALSQQLGQLSKEPLWGDSGPQSVVGKDGGVYCGNQVPQMSVHCQNQSSVDCHNILMTDKTAFEDFSGVLPMLGFDADPFALDNPLQIDPLDLEELNKLADGDMVEDSVKGHCSNLLR
- the LOC139554750 gene encoding CREB-regulated transcription coactivator 2-like isoform X2; protein product: MFMAGTGNGGCVVGQGPGSSSGSCNPRKFSEKIALLTQRQAEDTAAFQEVMMDITSTRIQVQRARQARSLGTYYGGSLPNVNQIGRSTSDAQGQLPCSPDSGCPIRLHPMAERAQGEGRLSFPVRQNRRHTDNSPYRSVHLSPPPEPSWRRNWSSSSPVDESHQMHLPITALNRTNSDSALHTSVRNTHTGDHLSPNQQALTSRNRHGVPPIEENVLEEGKPLRNTKKCPALPTGIKSHKFPGVNILFSPDQQFSALNVPSALNVSGSLPDLSSLHLPSPQPVGVDPDKPTACSTGHLPGTPSHLGARDDEFPLPGLSLSLQGSYSNPLLQSSHSIPNIQSSLSSHSLSSSLSSTSLNFSLSNTSLQSSPSNQSLQSFLSSSSLSGLSLQSTTSHCSYSSGIGGSRSCSSSSLSCSPRPTSQTQVPPARRRTPLSPLVVPTGGESRWLQSKQFSPVGSPKLSSITQGVLLNTNQLPQESRPPGYRHCQPQHEGTPAAQQPMHRGLPQRQHSLTEGQQQPRQEPQKTPPHHEKSRDLQQQGVHQQQQQHHHQHPQQQLPQTHNLQRVEYHHQQQYQHPNQLYQCQIQHVQTEDQDLDTKQQRQSGSNQCENLQQQHLHQLQKEQHQRQQEHQQQQKQVYQNLPQQQQEKQRQQYQLHQQHPHQQNPHQQQYQQQAYRRQPQQHRALRQDEVLQQQQQHQQFQPYQQQQQRQNGNQQQQQQQQHQWHLQCAYPPSQSLNLCGQNMSNPQKVPTMQMTRKHQTQAQGRSWSHQKVQGQKDQILSTKISSQMNSFMDNSPDLYNDSSILDHFQNESYMGLHLTPSQTQALSQQLGQLSKEPLWGDSGPQSVVGKDGGVYCGNQVPQMSVHCQNQSSVDCHNILMTDKTAFEDFSGVLPMLGFDADPFALDNPLQIDPLDLEELNKLADGDMVEDSVKGHCSNLLR
- the LOC139554750 gene encoding histone-lysine N-methyltransferase 2D-like isoform X5; amino-acid sequence: MQFPFLSRGREKGRNWSSSSPVDESHQMHLPITALNRTNSDSALHTSVRNTHTGDHLSPNQQALTSRNRHGVFPYPVPPIEENVLEEGKPLRNTKKCPALPTGIKSHKFPGVNILFSPDQQFSALNVPSALNVSGSLPDLSSLHLPSPQPVGVDPDKPTACSTGHLPGTPSHLGARDDEFPLPGLSLSLQGSYSNPLLQSSHSIPNIQSSLSSHSLSSSLSSTSLNFSLSNTSLQSSPSNQSLQSFLSSSSLSGLSLQSTTSHCSYSSGIGGSRSCSSSSLSCSPRPTSQTQVPPARRRTPLSPLVVPTGGESRWLQSKQFSPVGSPKLSSITQGVLLNTNQLPQESRPPGYRHCQPQHEGTPAAQQPMHRGLPQRQHSLTEGQQQPRQEPQKTPPHHEKSRDLQQQGVHQQQQQHHHQHPQQQLPQTHNLQRVEYHHQQQYQHPNQLYQCQIQHVQTEDQDLDTKQQRQSGSNQCENLQQQHLHQLQKEQHQRQQEHQQQQKQVYQNLPQQQQEKQRQQYQLHQQHPHQQNPHQQQYQQQAYRRQPQQHRALRQDEVLQQQQQHQQFQPYQQQQQRQNGNQQQQQQQQHQWHLQCAYPPSQSLNLCGQNMSNPQKVPTMQMTRKHQTQAQGRSWSHQKVQGQKDQILSTKISSQMNSFMDNSPDLYNDSSILDHFQNESYMGLHLTPSQTQALSQQLGQLSKEPLWGDSGPQSVVGKDGGVYCGNQVPQMSVHCQNQSSVDCHNILMTDKTAFEDFSGVLPMLGFDADPFALDNPLQIDPLDLEELNKLADGDMVEDSVKGHCSNLLR